The following coding sequences are from one Sesamum indicum cultivar Zhongzhi No. 13 linkage group LG11, S_indicum_v1.0, whole genome shotgun sequence window:
- the LOC105173341 gene encoding uncharacterized protein LOC105173341 has protein sequence METTSDRDMGSSRTSMNPWSYETNWVIVHGSLEASVTVESSDYPIAESDFEKTVCISPLVLEPRGPDSGPCEIKVCFDQKYGVGQIYVRSSARVYEVYYAHSTHTTNEYLCTVRCGLAKRENKLLQTTCIEDVEEERGECLLGELAEETLTDGANTVTSEDDWVKIKVPEVGRSSLSDKLNTHKGKSVQDLYEATAQISDADPCSSLTIRLLSLQDKGHVYVDELYLFVDPVESTDSGNEAALAGSTTQNSLMAMFMPTLLQLSKSGIRQVQGKHDSDEVLKDDKMETGSRKADEIDIELEKDQVHQQDVKPRENDKDTAEPAELQIPTMAKKCVESRNNDDLPPGNLERALEQLISRVSRVEDICLRFEEKMLKPIERMEARLQQVEHQLEKLAKNDHYSGLPHCTRISAPSFSCSESNSSSFYGEQSDPPPCGASELGKNDLPTSMPELSHDANSHPSLIVSAPEFSCGEDEEDNDDMKPLKDVPCIQSKKTMSVDDALAAALNGLLSTAIIHPSEHIQTPSGLSNKVDEENQYHEHAESSQMKPEEFPAVRNGNGQSSAYAQSLTVKAPRLTSEETGNEELLNHMQSSSDVAPIVSNEEDHNSDEMVSSCIQSKSLFASADSDFGKNDGTHDFTSASNGDISAVAVKESRTCHGNRHLNEGSEVNTLDTSFEGDCKSVENSDDSAPNLVAKDSEETGRHQIDEETNPGKLTSFNPDYDIASNHESEVVAEVLERHVASETKILEISHASLLDFEFPILEVKFTSDVYTSTKSPLEALLDGVAESNAETPSVHDGGDDQNSGQINDAITNSYETMDILPINHLLVDLGVYAADGSSNLEGGDLTCCATPSSPQVNVSLI, from the exons TATGTTTTGACCAAAAGTATGGTGTTGGTCAAATTTATGTTCGGAGCAGTGCCCGTGTATATGAGGTCTACTATGCACATTCTACTCACACTACCAATGAGTATCTCTGCACTGTTCGGTGTGGTCTTgctaaaagagaaaataaattactccAAACAACTTGCATTGAAGATGTTGAGGAGGAGCGTGGAGAGTGTTTATTGGGGGAACTAGCTGAAGAAACTCTTACAGATGGGGCAAATACTGTCACCAGTGAAGATGATTGGGTTAAGATTAAAGTACCTGAGGTTGGGAGAAGTTCTTTATCAGATAAGCTTAATACCCATAAAGGGAAAAGTGTACAG GATCTTTATGAGGCTACAGCACAAATAAGCGATGCAGATCCTTGCTCATCGCTTACAATTCGATTACTGTCACTTCAAGATAAGGGCCACGTATATGttgatgaattatatttatttgtggaCCCTGTGGAGTCAACTGATTCTGGAAATGAGGCAGCATTGGCAGGAAGCACAACGCAAAATTCTCTGATGGCCATGTTCATGCCTACTCTTCTGCAATTATCAAAATCAGGTATCAGACAAGTTCAAGGTAAACATGATTCTGATGAAGTGCTTAAGGATGACAAAATGGAAACTGGGTCAAGAAAAGCTGATGAAATTGATATTGAATTGGAAAAAGACCAAGTTCACCAACAAGATGTGAAGCCGAGAGAAAATGATAAGGATACAGCTGAACCAGCTGAACTTCAGATACCAACCATGGCAAAGAAATGTGTTGAGTCTAGAAACAATGATGATTTGCCGCCAGGAAATCTTGAAAGAGCTCTGGAACAGCTTATTTCTAGAGTGAGCAGAGTGGAAGATATTTGCTTGaggtttgaagaaaaaatgctGAAGCCCATAGAACGCATGGAGGCAAGGCTTCAACAGGTTGAGCATCAACTTGAAAAACTTGCCAAGAATGATCACTATTCTGGTTTACCACATTGCACAAGAATCTCTGCTCCTTCATTTTCATGCAGTGAATCAAACTCAAGCTCATTCTACGGTGAACAAAGTGATCCTCCACCTTGTGGGGCATCAGAACTTGGAAAGAATGATTTGCCTACAAGCATGCCTGAGTTATCCCATGATGCAAATTCTCATCCAAGCCTTATTGTTAGTGCACCTGAGTTTTCATGTGGCgaagatgaagaagacaatGATGATATGAAACCATTGAAGGATGTTCCTTGCATACAATCAAAGAAAACTATGTCAGTTGATGATGCTTTAGCAGCAGCACTTAATGGACTTTTGTCTACTGCTATCATTCATCCTTCTGAGCATATTCAAACACCTTCAGGTCTTTCCAATAAAGTAGACGAGGAAAACCAATATCATGAACATGCGGAATCTTCTCAAATGAAACCTGAAGAGTTCCCTGCTGTACGAAATGGCAATGGACAGTCTTCGGCATACGCTCAAAGCCTTACAGTTAAAGCTCCGAGGTTAACCTCAGAGGAAACTGGCAACGAGGAGCTTTTGAATCATATGCAGTCTTCTTCAGATGTGGCTCCTATAGTTAGTAATGAAGAGGACCATAACAGTGATGAGATGGTTTCTTCTTGCATTCAAAGCAAGAGTCTATTTGCTTCTGCAGACTCTGATTTCGGGAAGAATGATGGCACTCATGATTTTACCTCAGCATCTAATGGTGATATCTCTGCTGTTGCTGTCAAGGAAAGCAGAACATGCCATGGCAACAGGCACTTGAATGAAGGTTCTGAAGTAAATACACTAGACACTTCCTTTGAAGGGGATTGCAAATCTGTGGAGAATAGTGATGATTCTGCACCTAATCTAGTAGCCAAGGACTCGGAGGAAACTGGCAGGCACCAGATTGACGAAGAAACTAACCCCGGAAAATTAACTAGTTTCAACCCAGATTATGACATTGCTTCAAATCATGAGTCTGAGGTGGTAGCAGAAGTTCTAGAAAGACATGTTGCATCAGAAACAAAGATCCTTGAGATTTCACATGCGTCTTTGCTGGACTTTGAGTTTCCGATTCTAGAAGTGAAGTTCACTTCAGACGTGTATACCAGTACCAAGTCCCCACTGGAAGCCCTATTAGATGGAGTAGCCGAGTCTAATGCTGAAACTCCTTCGGTTCATGATGGTGGTGATGATCAAAATTCTGGGCAAATTAATGATGCCATCACAAACAGTTATGAAACAATGGACATTTTGCCAATTAACCATCTTTTGGTAGATCTAGGCGTTTATGCTGCTGATGGGTCTTCAAACTTGGAGGGTGGAGATCTCACATGCTGTGCAACCCCAAGCAGCCCACAAGTGAATGTGAGTCTTATTTAA
- the LOC105173346 gene encoding polygalacturonase QRT2 — translation MRARITWFVTVFIIVLCCSSCYGRNCRCRTSRHSSKTGHAKRLAGPRPIHDYTKEQVLNVEDFGAKADGKSDNFQAFKKAWDKACDSLGSTKILVPKDKTYYVKHINFTGPCRSSISMEIQGTVRSFPTMYDIPRRLWIMFEDVRNMDVFGGGTIDGNGDVWWKNSCKIKKTQPCQSQSAPTALTFKNCTNLRVSNLKLVNAQQMQVNFQDCNDVEASKLSVVAPAESPNTDGIHITRTTNINVLDSEIRTGDDCVSIVNGSRNVEVRNIVCGPGHGISIGSLGEDNSEHYVSDISVKGVKMTGTSNGVRIKTWQGGRGIARNIEFDDIEMRNVSNPIIIDQFYCDKNKNCKEEKSAVQVENVIYRNIRGTSASKIAISFKCSQSVPCRNLMLQNVKLTAQEKGEKVEAFCSQLALQTLNQNSLPTCPMH, via the exons ATGAGGGCAAGAATTACTTGGTTTGTTACAGTTTTCATCATTGTGTTATGTTGTTCCTCCTGTTATGGGAGAAACTGCCGTTGCAGAACTTCCAGACACTCTTCTAAAACCGGCCATGCAAAGAGGCTAGCTGGGCCAAGACCTATACATGATTACACTAAAGAACAGGTGCTCAACGTCGAGGATTTTGGAGCCAAAGCCGACGGAAAATCAGATAATTttcag GCATTCAAGAAAGCTTGGGACAAGGCTTGTGATTCTTTAGGATCAACCAAAATTCTGGTGCCCAAAGACAAAACGTACTATGTTAAGCATATTAATTTCACAGGTCCTTGCCGCTCTAGTATTTCTATGGAG ATCCAAGGGACAGTCAGGTCTTTTCCTACGATGTATGATATCCCTAGGAGACTCTGGATAATGTTTGAAGATGTAAGAAACATGGATGTTTTCGGTGGCGGAACCATAGACGGTAATGGGGATGTATGGTGGAAAAATTCttgcaaaatcaagaaaactcaG CCCTGCCAAAGCCAAAGTGCCCCAACG GCTCTAACGTTCAAAAATTGCACGAATTTGAGAGTGAGCAATTTGAAGCTAGTGAATGCACAGCAAATGCAAGTGAATTTCCAGGACTGCAACGACGTCGAGGCTTCAAAACTTTCAGTGGTAGCACCAGCAGAAAGCCCCAATACAGATGGAATTCACATCACAAGAACAACCAATATCAATGTTCTTGACTCTGAAATTAGAACag GTGATGACTGTGTTTCCATAGTAAATGGATCAAGAAATGTGGAAGTCAGAAATATAGTGTGCGGACCAGGCCATGGCATCAG CATTGGAAGCTTAGGTGAAGATAATTCAGAACATTATGTCTCAGATATTTCTGTAAAGGGAGTAAAGATGACAGGAACTAGCAATGGAGTAAGAATAAAGACTTGGCAg GGAGGGAGAGGAATTGCAAGAAACATAGAGTTCGACGATATTGAGATGAGGAACGTGTCCAATCCAATAATCATAGACCAGTTTTACtgtgataaaaataaaaattgcaagGAAGAG AAATCAGCAGTGCAAGTGGAGAATGTAATATACAGAAACATAAGAGGCACAAGTGCTTCAAAGATAGCCATAAGTTTCAAGTGCAGTCAGTCAGTCCCATGCAGAAATCTCATGCTCCAAAATGTGAAGTTAACTGCCCAAGAAAAGGGAGAGAAGGTGGAAGCTTTCTGCAGCCAGCTTGCCTTGCAAACTCTCAACCAGAATTCACTCCCAACTTGCCCTATGCACTAG